AACTTTTAAATCGTTACACGAGTATAGTGAGTTTCATTAACCTAGAAATTACATTATAAAATATAATGGCAAACCATACACCTAACCGTGTATGGTTTCTTGTTTTCCGTAGTTTTGAATAACTTCTGCTTCAAAATCTATTAATTCTTGCCAGCGTTTATCCACATTTATAGATTTTCCATACTTTCTAGCGAAGCCAATAAATAGAGTGTAATGCCCGGCTTCACTAACCATAAGGTCGTGGTAGAATTTAGATAATTCTGGATCTTTAATTTTTTCTGAAAGTAATTTAAAGCGCTCGCAACTTCTAGCTTCTATCATGGCAGAGAATAATAAACGATCTACCATCGATTGCAGGCGATTTCCGCCCTTATTCATAAATTTGTATAGTTCGTTAACGTAACTATCTTTTCGTTCACGTCCGAGCTTAAAACCGCGTTTTTTTATAATCTCATGCACCATTTGGAAGTGTTCTAGTTCTTCTTTTGCTAATTCTAGCAAATCGGTTACTAAATCGTCATATTCAGGATTTAGTGTGACTATAGTAATAGCGTTGGTTGCGGCCTTTTGTTCGCACCAAGCATGGTCGGTTAATATTTCTTCAATATTAGATTCTACAATGTTTACCCATCGCGGGTCTGTTGCTAATTTTAAACCAAGCATGATATTTTGTTTTTTGTAAAAGTAAGTGTTTTGAGTAATTTTAGTAAAACCTAACTAATATAATTCCAAATGTTTTTATACTTACTTAACGATTTATAAGTATTTAAAATAGGTAGGTTTTCTGGAGCCGATAAGCTTTTATCTTTGTTGAGTATGTTTTTAGCATGATATCTAGCATGTTGTAAAATATCGTTATCCTTAATGATATCGGCAATTTTAAGGTTTAAAACACCACTTTGTTGTGTGCCCATGATATCTCCAGGGCCGCGAAGTCGTAAATCTACCTCTGCAATCTCAAAGCCATCATTGGTTTTAACCATGGTTTCTAAACGCTTTTTGCTGTCTTGGCTTAGTTTGTAGCCCGTCATTAAAATACAATAACTTTGTTCTGCTCCACGACCAACGCGTCCGCGCAATTGGTGTAGTTGCGATAAACCAAAACGTTCGGCGCTTTCAATAATCATTACTGAAGCGTTTGGTACGTTCACACCAACTTCAATTACGGTAGTTGCAACCATAATTTGAGTTTCGCCTTTTATAAAGCGTTGCATTTCGTATTCTTTATCAGCCGGCTTCATTTTTCCATGAACAATGGAGATTTGATATTCTGGCATAGGAAAATCTCTAGAGAGGCTTTCGTGTCCATCCATCAAATCTTTATAATCCATTTTTTCGTTTTCCTTAATCAAAGGGTAGACTACATAAACTTGACGGCCTAATTTAATTTCATCACGAATAAAACGGAAAACATTTAGCCTGTTTTTATCATAACGATGTACTGTTTTTATCGACTTTCTACCGGGTGGTAATTCGTCGATTACAGAGATGTCTAAATCACCATAAACAGACATGGCTAAGGTTCGCGGAATTGGGGTGGCCGTCATCACTAAAACATGTGGAGGCGATGTGTTTTTGTGCCACAATTTACTTCGCTGAGCAACTCCAAATCGATGTTGTTCATCTATAATAGCGAGGCCTAAATTTTTAAATTTTACTTTATCTTCAAGTAAGGCATGTGTGCCAATTAAAAGCTGTAATTCGCCACTTTCTAACTTTTCATGAATAATTTTTCGTTTTGAAGTTTTAGTTGAGCCTGTGAGTATCTCTATACTGATATTTAAGTCTTTAGATAGATCTAGTAATCCGTTATAGTGCTGGACTGACAAAATTTCAGTCGGAGCCATTAAGCAAGCTTGGAAACCGTTGTCAAGTGCCATTAATGTTGACATGAAGGCTACTATGGTCTTTCCTGAGCCTACATCACCCTGTAAAAGGCGATTCATTTGCGCATTACTGCCTAAATCTGCTCTAATTTCTTTTAAAACGCGTTTTTGTGCCCCTGTTAAATCGAAGGGTAAATGGTTTTTAAAAAAGGTGTTAAAATATGTGCCGACTTTATCAAACGGAAACCCTTTTATTTTAGATTTATGAATTAAATTTTTAATAATTAATTGCAATTGAATATAAAATAACTCTTCGAATTTTAATCGAAATTGAGCCTTAGAAAGTAGCTCCTGACTCTTCGGGAAATGGATATTAAAAAGCGCTTCACTTTTGCTTATTAATTTTAATTCTGAAAGTAAGTTTTGAGATAAAGTTTCAACAAATCTTCCGTTTGTATCAATAAAAATTTGCTGCATTATTTTACTAATCATTCGATTTGAAACCCCTTTATTCGAAAGTTTTTCCGTGGAAGGATAAACGGGTTGCATGGCCGAACGCATGTTTTTTTCATGTTCTTCTAACGGCTCTAAATCCGGGTGCGGCATACTGTATTTCCCGCCAAAGGCATTGGTTTTTCCAAAAGCAACGTATTCTGTGTTCAATTTTAAGTTCTCGCGAATCCATTTTTGACCTCGAAACCAAACTAATTCCATCGCGCCTGTGTCGTCAACAAAAGTAGCTACTAGGCGTTTGCCTCGTTTTTGCGCCACTTCGGTAAATTTGGTTATTTTTCCAATAACTTGAATTTCGGCTGTATTGGGTTGTAAACCCTTTATTTTATAGTATTGCGTGCGGTCTATGTAGCGATTTGGAAATAGATTTATTAAATCTTGATAGGTATGAATACCGAGTTCTTTCCGCAGTAAATCTGCGCGATTCGGGCCTACGCCTTTTAAATAATCTATGGGGGTTTGCAGGTAATTACTTTTCACATAACTAAACTAGAAATAATAATTAAACTACAATAATTTTGGTGCTAGTTTTTAACTTTTAAACATCAAAACAACTATATTGGTGCTGTTTTTGAAGGGTTTTATTTATGAGATTGTATTTTATTTTAATTTTTATGGTTTTTAATTGTGCGTTTGGGCAACAAACCGAATACGTTAATTTCACTGTAGCTCAAGCTCATATTGCTTTTGGCGATTTAACTAAAAAAGAAGTTGAGGGCGAGATCACTTATCAATTTGAGATCTTAAAAAATACGGATTCAGTATATATTGATGCTAAAAACTTCAAGGCTATATCTTATGTTTTGGATAATCGGTTTTCGGGAAGTGATTACGATGGTAATCATTTGATTTTGAGGGGTGATTTTAAGGCTGGTTCAAATCATACCGTTGTTATTTCATTTGAAAACCAGCCTAAAAAAGCCATGTATTTTATAGATTGGGAATACCCTGAAGGTAATAAGCAGGTTTGGACACAGGGTCAGGGGAAATATACAAGTAATTGGCTGCCTAGTTTTGATGATAAGAACGAGAAGGTGGTGTTCGATTTAAGCATTTCGTTTCGTAAAGATTATCAGGTTATAGCAAACGGAAACCTTGTAAATAAAGAGGTTTCGGACGGTTTTGCTACTTGGTATTACGATATGCAGAAACCAATGTCGAGTTATTTATTAGCGATTGCAATAGGTAAATACAGTAAAAATCAAGAAGTTTCTAAAAGTAATAAACCGTTAGAAATGTATTATTATCCGGAAGATTCCTTAAAATTAGAGTCCACATACCGCTACACCAAACAGATGTTCGATTTTTTAGAAGATGAAATTGGAGTGACGTATCCTTGGCAAAATTACAAGCAAATTCCTGTAAAAGATTTTCTTTATGCTGGCATGGAAAACACGAGTACAACCTTGTTTTCGGATGCTTTTGTGGTAGACTCTATTGGTTTTGTAGATAAAAACTATGTAAACGTTAATGCGCATGAGTTAGCGCACCAATGGTTTGGCGATTTGGTAACCGAAACTTCAGGTACTCATCATTGGTTACAGGAGGGTTTCGCGACTTATTACGCGCTTTTGGCAGAACGTGAGGTGTTTGGACACGCTTATTATTTTGGGCGTTTATATGAGTACGCACAAGAATTATTAGCGCAAGATCAGGCCGGTGAAAGCACCTCGCTTTTAAATCCAAAATCGAGTAGCGTTACATTTTACAAAAAAGGGGCTTGGGTGCTGCATATGTTGCGTGAGCGTGTTGGTGATGAGGCTTTTAAATTGGGGGTGAAGAATTATTTATTAAAATATCAATTCAAAAATGTTGAAACTAAAAATTTTATAGATGAAGTAGAACTTGCTAGTGGTAAGAATTTAAATTTATTTGTTGAAAATTATTTAATTAATACAGAGTTTTTTAAGGGAGAATTAATACAGCAGTCCGAAACTATATTGAAAAATTTAAGAAATAAAAACGACATTTTTTCTTGTAAGTCCGCATCTATTAATCAAAAAAGTTTTGCTAAATGGGATTTGCTTTATGGAAGTCTGAGCGATTTTGCGCGTATGGATTATTTTAAAAGACTTGTGAAAGATTCATTGATTGATGAAACTAATTTATTTCGAGGGGTTTTGAATTCTAAAGACATCAAAATACGTCAGTTAGTAGCTCAGACTTTAACTAAAATTCCAACAACATTACAAGCCGAATATGAAACGCTTTTAAATGATGATTCTTACTCAACCATAGAGACAGCCTTATTTAATTTATGGGTAAATTTTCCGCGTAAGCGAAGCCTTTATTTGGATAAAACAGAAGATGTTCAGGGGTTTAATGATAAAAATGTAAGGCAGCTTTGGTTAACGCTAGCTTTGGTGACTGAAAATTATGAGTCTGAAAATAAATCAAAATATTTTGATGAGTTAACAAATTATACAGGTTCTAATTATGGTTTTGAAACGCGCCAAAATGCTTTTCAATACTTACATCAAATACAAGCTTGTAATACGCTTTGCCATAAAAACTTAGAAAAAGCATCTTCGCATCATAATTGGAGGTTTTCTAAGTTTGCTAAAACGTTGCTTAAAGCAGAGTGATTTACTTTCTGCGTTCTAAATTTGCTGGGTTTCTACAGGTTAAGCAACCTGTTAAATAGGTGATTGAAAATTCAAAAACACCATCTGTTCTACCAATATTTGTGGTATTGATATCATAAGAAAATCCAAATCGTAAATTCTCCATTTCTAAACCAATAAAAGTATTTACGGAGGTTAATAAATGACTATTCGCATCGTTTTTTGCTGGATTGGTAACCGCTGTTGCGCCTAATAATAGTTTTTGTAATTGGATGTTTGTGCCAATGTCTAAACGATTGTAAGCGCCTTGTTGCATGTAATTCATGGACAGAAGCATATCATTACGATCAAAATACGGAAATTTGTAATTGGCATGTATGGAATAAAAAATATCTAAGGGTACATTACCGTTTTCAACAAAAGAAATATTAGGTTTATTAAGGTGTTTTATGGAAGCACCAAGCCATAAATCGGTGTCGTTTCGTAGGTTTCTTTTATCGAAAACAAAACCTGCTGTAAAATCCATAAACATAATTTTATCGTTGGCATTTGGTGCTAATGGGTCGGCACTATTCGGGTTAATAATACCAGAATTAATATTGATTTGATCGGATAAAAGAATGTTGTTAAAATTAAAGGATTTCTGACCAAAACCAGCTTCAATTGCAGGTCTAAAATACCAATCGTTCGATAATTCTACATGATATGCAAAATTTAAATTAGCCTGTAAATGGTTGTAATTGGTATTGTTTTCATGCTGATTCATGATGCTAAACCCAATACCGCCGAGGTTTTCAATCCATGTGTTATAGAATGCGTATTCTGTATTGACGCGTAAATCTAGGCTAGGCCACTGCGTGCGATGAATCACACCGAAATAAGCAGCGTCTTCAAACCCTGAAAACCCTGGGTTTAATGTTTCAGGTACCAGAAAGTACTGTGAAAAAACGGGGTCTTGTGCGTTCGCTTTAAAATAAAAGCAACTTAAGACTAATAGTATTGAGAGTTTTAATTTCATCTTACGTATTGCTTTATTTTATAGATACAAATTTACCTTTCTCAGTAATGATTTTACCGTAAGAGGTTTTTGCTTTTAGTGTAAAATAGTAATTACCGTTTTCGGCTTCGGTATCTTTAATTTTTCCGTTCCAGCCTGTTAAATTATCACCTGTTTCGCTGTAAATTAAGCTGCCCCAAGTGTCATAAATATGAAATTCGAAATCGTTTAAAGCTTTAGTTTCTGGGTGGAAATAGGCATTCATAGTATCTCCGTTTGGGGTAAAGGCGTTTGGCATAATTAAATCGTAACCTTTTGTAATATCAATATTTATCGTTTTCGTGTAAACGCAACCAAAAGGATATGTTACGGTTTGTGTAACGGTATAGTTGGCTTCATTTAAATAGGTGTGTTCGGGGTTTTCTTCGGAAGAAAAAGTACCATCTCCAAAATCCCAACTTACAGCAATAAAATCATCTGTTGCTGTGTTTGTAAATTGTATAGGATCGTGTATGGAATAAAATCCGAAAG
The window above is part of the Algibacter sp. L3A6 genome. Proteins encoded here:
- a CDS encoding tRNA-(ms[2]io[6]A)-hydroxylase — translated: MLGLKLATDPRWVNIVESNIEEILTDHAWCEQKAATNAITIVTLNPEYDDLVTDLLELAKEELEHFQMVHEIIKKRGFKLGRERKDSYVNELYKFMNKGGNRLQSMVDRLLFSAMIEARSCERFKLLSEKIKDPELSKFYHDLMVSEAGHYTLFIGFARKYGKSINVDKRWQELIDFEAEVIQNYGKQETIHG
- a CDS encoding M1 family metallopeptidase, producing the protein MRLYFILIFMVFNCAFGQQTEYVNFTVAQAHIAFGDLTKKEVEGEITYQFEILKNTDSVYIDAKNFKAISYVLDNRFSGSDYDGNHLILRGDFKAGSNHTVVISFENQPKKAMYFIDWEYPEGNKQVWTQGQGKYTSNWLPSFDDKNEKVVFDLSISFRKDYQVIANGNLVNKEVSDGFATWYYDMQKPMSSYLLAIAIGKYSKNQEVSKSNKPLEMYYYPEDSLKLESTYRYTKQMFDFLEDEIGVTYPWQNYKQIPVKDFLYAGMENTSTTLFSDAFVVDSIGFVDKNYVNVNAHELAHQWFGDLVTETSGTHHWLQEGFATYYALLAEREVFGHAYYFGRLYEYAQELLAQDQAGESTSLLNPKSSSVTFYKKGAWVLHMLRERVGDEAFKLGVKNYLLKYQFKNVETKNFIDEVELASGKNLNLFVENYLINTEFFKGELIQQSETILKNLRNKNDIFSCKSASINQKSFAKWDLLYGSLSDFARMDYFKRLVKDSLIDETNLFRGVLNSKDIKIRQLVAQTLTKIPTTLQAEYETLLNDDSYSTIETALFNLWVNFPRKRSLYLDKTEDVQGFNDKNVRQLWLTLALVTENYESENKSKYFDELTNYTGSNYGFETRQNAFQYLHQIQACNTLCHKNLEKASSHHNWRFSKFAKTLLKAE
- the recG gene encoding ATP-dependent DNA helicase RecG — encoded protein: MKSNYLQTPIDYLKGVGPNRADLLRKELGIHTYQDLINLFPNRYIDRTQYYKIKGLQPNTAEIQVIGKITKFTEVAQKRGKRLVATFVDDTGAMELVWFRGQKWIRENLKLNTEYVAFGKTNAFGGKYSMPHPDLEPLEEHEKNMRSAMQPVYPSTEKLSNKGVSNRMISKIMQQIFIDTNGRFVETLSQNLLSELKLISKSEALFNIHFPKSQELLSKAQFRLKFEELFYIQLQLIIKNLIHKSKIKGFPFDKVGTYFNTFFKNHLPFDLTGAQKRVLKEIRADLGSNAQMNRLLQGDVGSGKTIVAFMSTLMALDNGFQACLMAPTEILSVQHYNGLLDLSKDLNISIEILTGSTKTSKRKIIHEKLESGELQLLIGTHALLEDKVKFKNLGLAIIDEQHRFGVAQRSKLWHKNTSPPHVLVMTATPIPRTLAMSVYGDLDISVIDELPPGRKSIKTVHRYDKNRLNVFRFIRDEIKLGRQVYVVYPLIKENEKMDYKDLMDGHESLSRDFPMPEYQISIVHGKMKPADKEYEMQRFIKGETQIMVATTVIEVGVNVPNASVMIIESAERFGLSQLHQLRGRVGRGAEQSYCILMTGYKLSQDSKKRLETMVKTNDGFEIAEVDLRLRGPGDIMGTQQSGVLNLKIADIIKDNDILQHARYHAKNILNKDKSLSAPENLPILNTYKSLSKYKNIWNYIS
- a CDS encoding gliding motility-associated C-terminal domain-containing protein, coding for MNTDFNGLVIIEVTDNIGCTTNLSYQVEIPVLGDADFNVTSNTLSTFGFYSIHDPIQFTNTATDDFIAVSWDFGDGTFSSEENPEHTYLNEANYTVTQTVTYPFGCVYTKTINIDITKGYDLIMPNAFTPNGDTMNAYFHPETKALNDFEFHIYDTWGSLIYSETGDNLTGWNGKIKDTEAENGNYYFTLKAKTSYGKIITEKGKFVSIK
- a CDS encoding PorP/SprF family type IX secretion system membrane protein; this encodes MKLKLSILLVLSCFYFKANAQDPVFSQYFLVPETLNPGFSGFEDAAYFGVIHRTQWPSLDLRVNTEYAFYNTWIENLGGIGFSIMNQHENNTNYNHLQANLNFAYHVELSNDWYFRPAIEAGFGQKSFNFNNILLSDQININSGIINPNSADPLAPNANDKIMFMDFTAGFVFDKRNLRNDTDLWLGASIKHLNKPNISFVENGNVPLDIFYSIHANYKFPYFDRNDMLLSMNYMQQGAYNRLDIGTNIQLQKLLLGATAVTNPAKNDANSHLLTSVNTFIGLEMENLRFGFSYDINTTNIGRTDGVFEFSITYLTGCLTCRNPANLERRK